From the Astyanax mexicanus isolate ESR-SI-001 chromosome 9, AstMex3_surface, whole genome shotgun sequence genome, one window contains:
- the snrpd2 gene encoding small nuclear ribonucleoprotein Sm D2 codes for MSLLNKPKSEMTPEELQKREEEEFNTGPLSVLTQSVKNNTQVLINCRNNKKLLGRVKAFDRHCNMVLENVKEMWTEVPKSGKGKKKSKPVNKDRYISKMFLRGDSVIVVLRNPLITGK; via the exons AT GAGTCTCCTAAACAAACCGAAGTCTGAGATGACTCCTGAGGAGCTTCAGAAGCGAGAGGAGGAAGAGTTCAACACGGGGCCGCTGTCCGTCCTCACACAGTCCGTCAAAAACAACACACAGGTCCTTATTAACTGCCGCAACAACAAGAAACTGCTGGGCAGAGTGAAGGCGTTTGACAG GCATTGTAACATGGTTCTGGAGAATGTGAAGGAGATGTGGACAGAGGTGCCCAAAAGTGGAAAGGGCAAGAAGAAGTCCAAACCAGTCAATAAGGATCGCTACATCTCCAAGATGTTCCTGAGAGGAGACTCGGTCATCGTCGTTCTGAGGAACCCTCTCATCACCGGCAAATAG